The Thermodesulfobacteriota bacterium DNA segment GCTCCTTTGCCAGGGCCTTCAAGGAGCGGGATATCTCGGAAATCTCCTGCTCGCGGTTATCGGTGTTGCGCCTGCCGCGCATGAGCTGGAGGTAGTCTACCACTATGAGCTTCAAGCCCAGCTCGGTCTTCCACCTCCGGGCCTTGGCCCTGATCTCGAGCACGGTCTGGGCCGGGGTGTCGTCTATATAGACCGGGGCCTCGTAGAGCGTCCCGACGGCCGTGGTAAGGTTCGACCAGTCCTCGTCGGTCAGGAAGCCCTTCCTGAGCCTCTGGAGGTCCACCCTGGCCCTGGAGGCAAGCATCCTCTGGGTGAGCTGCTCCTTGCTCATCTCGAGCGAGAAGACCGCCACCGGGCATTCGCCCTCGATGGCCGCGTGCTCGGCGATATTCAAGGCGAATGCCGTCTTACCCATGCTCGGACGGCCGGCTATGATTATGAGGTCCGAGTCCTGGAAGCCGGCGGTAAGGGTGTCCAAATCCTTGAAGCCGGTGGCTATGCCGGTTACGTGCGTCTTCTTCTCGTAGAGCTTCTCGATGGTCTCGAAGGCGTGGCCGACGATGTCCTTCAAGGCGTAGCAGGATTTTTTGTCCTTCTCCTGGGCGACCTGGAAGATTATCTTCTCGGCGTCGTCGAGGAAGTCGTCCACGCGCTCGCCGCCCTCGTAGCCGCGGCTGGCTATCTCGGTAGCGGCGCTTATGAGCCGCCGCAAGAGCGCCTTTTCCTTTACTATCCGGGCGTAATAGACGAAGTTGGCGGCCGTTGGCACGGCCTCGGCAAGCTCCCCTATGTAGGACACCCCGCCGACGGATTTCAGCAGGTCGGAGTCCTTGAAGAGGTCGGTAAGGGTCACCGGGTCCACGGGCGTGTTCTTCTCGAAGAGCGAGACCATGCCCTTGAAGATCTTTCCGTGTACCTCGTGGTAGAAGTCGTCGCCGTCGGGGGAGAGGAGTTCCAAGGCCTTGTTGATGGCCTCTTTGTCTATGAGTACGGAGCCGAGGACGGACTGTTCCGCTTCGATATTATGCGGCGGGACCCGCTGGACGGATTCTCTCTGTCGTTGAACGCTAAGCGCCATGGGTGGGCAGGGTGTGGGCGCGGTCCGCCCGAAAATGGTTCGATGCGGGCCGTGCCGGTAACGAACTAACTACCTTGGAGAACACCGGCCCTTCAAGGCCGGGCCCTCCGGAAAAATACGCTACAGTAAACGCCCCGAACCTGGAGGCGGCCGAGCCCTTCAGAAAAACATGCCGTAGTAAACGTCCCGGACCTGGAGGCGGCCGGGCCCTTCAGAAAAACATGCCGTAGTAAACGCCCCGGACCTGGAGGCGGCCGGACTACTCTTTGATTACCGAAACTTTGAGCTCGGCGGTCACCTCGGGGTGGAGTTTTACGCCGACGGTAAAGTCCCCGAGTCTTTTAAGGGGCTCGCTAAGGAGGATATCCTTCTTGTCTATCTCAAGACCATTTTCCTTAAGCGCGGCCTCGATGTCCATCGAGGTGACGGAGCCGAAGAGTTTCTCCGGTTTTTTCTCTTTCTTCCCTTTTCCCTCTTCTTTCCCTTCTTTCCCTTTTCCCGGCGTCTCCTCTTCCTCCGGCGCCACCCCGGCCTTTCTGGAGAAGCTAAGGCTCAGCGCCTCGACGTCGGCGCGCACCTTTTCGGCCGCGTCCTTCTTCTTCCGCTCCTTTTTCTCCCAACCCTCTCTCTCGGCCTCGAACTGCCTCACGTTCCCGCCCGTGGCCTCGACGGCCACCCCGCGGGGGAGGAGGTAGTTCCTCGCGTACCCGTTGGCAACGTTGACCACGTCACCGAAGCTCCCGAGGTTGGTTACGGATTCCTTAAGTATTATCTTCATAACGGTTCACTCCGTCTCTTAAACGCTATATGGAGGTCCCTGTAAAGGGAACTATTGCCAGGTTCCTGGCACGCTTCAGGGCGATTGCCAGCGACCTCTGGTGCTTGGCGCAGGTGCCGCT contains these protein-coding regions:
- the dnaB gene encoding replicative DNA helicase, which encodes MALSVQRQRESVQRVPPHNIEAEQSVLGSVLIDKEAINKALELLSPDGDDFYHEVHGKIFKGMVSLFEKNTPVDPVTLTDLFKDSDLLKSVGGVSYIGELAEAVPTAANFVYYARIVKEKALLRRLISAATEIASRGYEGGERVDDFLDDAEKIIFQVAQEKDKKSCYALKDIVGHAFETIEKLYEKKTHVTGIATGFKDLDTLTAGFQDSDLIIIAGRPSMGKTAFALNIAEHAAIEGECPVAVFSLEMSKEQLTQRMLASRARVDLQRLRKGFLTDEDWSNLTTAVGTLYEAPVYIDDTPAQTVLEIRAKARRWKTELGLKLIVVDYLQLMRGRRNTDNREQEISEISRSLKALAKELNLPVVALSQLSRRPEQRDIKKPQLSDLRESGAIEQDADVVMFVYREAVYKDCECPRGACTCGVRHGAEIIVAKQRNGPTDNIKLTFLNEFTRFEDQAHVDYSDVPDEWVE
- the rplI gene encoding 50S ribosomal protein L9 is translated as MKIILKESVTNLGSFGDVVNVANGYARNYLLPRGVAVEATGGNVRQFEAEREGWEKKERKKKDAAEKVRADVEALSLSFSRKAGVAPEEEETPGKGKEGKEEGKGKKEKKPEKLFGSVTSMDIEAALKENGLEIDKKDILLSEPLKRLGDFTVGVKLHPEVTAELKVSVIKE